One Spinacia oleracea cultivar Varoflay chromosome 4, BTI_SOV_V1, whole genome shotgun sequence DNA segment encodes these proteins:
- the LOC110805495 gene encoding uncharacterized protein isoform X1 encodes MEATNTTRQLPNTVHQVLRQVPHQVPHTIPLHNADVGNNHETITNITDETSNPEKDEHVLHPDGLWFPHRAVVNKVSATSYKSYFKGPYCNWKMTPPQVQQRWWNAFKHEFSWDPSVAKLVKKGWKSKVSRRLTGIVSKVCNEPDYQAEWCPPTVREEMIRIRSEEENKKKAEQCKKNRDGNGDPKIRHRQGSISTDEVRLKLEKKLGYQPSPSEVYYETHADSGGCFVNAKAEAVWKDFIGRKTANLQCEVENRKTEDELFLEATGG; translated from the exons ATGGAAGCAACTAACACAACTCGTCAGTTGCCAAACACAGTCCACCAGGTGCTCCGTCAAGTGCCCCATCAGGTGCCCCACACTATCCCCCTCCACAATGCTGATGTAGGAAATAATCATGAGACAATCACAAACATAACTGATGAGACAAGTAACCCTGAAAAGGACGAACATGTGCTGCACCCTGATGGGTTATG GTTCCCCCATCGTGCTGTGGTTAATAAGGTTTCAGCGACATCTTATAAGTCATATTTTAAGGGACCCTATTGCAATTGGAAGATGACTCCTCCACAAGTTCAACAGAGGTGGTGGAATGCTTTCAAG CACGAGTTCTCTTGGGATCCATCAGTAGCTAAACTTGTTAAGAAGGGATGGAAATCGAAGGTCAGTAGGCGCCTTACTGGTATAGTGTCAAAGGTATGCAATGAACCTGACTACCAAGCTGAATGGTGTCCTCCTACCGTAAGGGAAGAAATGATTCGGATTAGATCAGAAGAGGAGAACAAAAAAAAAGCAGAGCAATGTAAGAAAAATCGGGATGGAAATGGAGACCCAAAGATTCGCCATCGCCAAGGATCCATATCTACAGACGAAGTGAGGCTAAAATTG GAAAAGAAGCTGGGATATCAACCATCTCCATCTGAGGTCTACTATGAAACTCATGCGGATAGTGGTGGCTGCTTTGTTAATGCTAAGGCAGAAGCTGTGTGG AAAGATTTCATAGGTAGAAAAACCGCAAATCTACAATGTGAAGTTGAGAATCGAAAGACAGAAGATGAGTTGTTCCTTGAAGCTACGGGTGGGTAG
- the LOC110805495 gene encoding uncharacterized protein isoform X2 — protein MEATNTTRQLPNTVHQVLRQVPHQVPHTIPLHNADVGNNHETITNITDETSNPEKDEHVLHPDGLWFPHRAVVNKVSATSYKSYFKGPYCNWKMTPPQVQQRWWNAFKHEFSWDPSVAKLVKKGWKSKVSRRLTGIVSKVCNEPDYQAEWCPPTVREEMIRIRSEEENKKKAEQCKKNRDGNGDPKIRHRQGSISTDEVRLKLEKKLGYQPSPSEVYYETHADSGGCFVNAKAEAVWIS, from the exons ATGGAAGCAACTAACACAACTCGTCAGTTGCCAAACACAGTCCACCAGGTGCTCCGTCAAGTGCCCCATCAGGTGCCCCACACTATCCCCCTCCACAATGCTGATGTAGGAAATAATCATGAGACAATCACAAACATAACTGATGAGACAAGTAACCCTGAAAAGGACGAACATGTGCTGCACCCTGATGGGTTATG GTTCCCCCATCGTGCTGTGGTTAATAAGGTTTCAGCGACATCTTATAAGTCATATTTTAAGGGACCCTATTGCAATTGGAAGATGACTCCTCCACAAGTTCAACAGAGGTGGTGGAATGCTTTCAAG CACGAGTTCTCTTGGGATCCATCAGTAGCTAAACTTGTTAAGAAGGGATGGAAATCGAAGGTCAGTAGGCGCCTTACTGGTATAGTGTCAAAGGTATGCAATGAACCTGACTACCAAGCTGAATGGTGTCCTCCTACCGTAAGGGAAGAAATGATTCGGATTAGATCAGAAGAGGAGAACAAAAAAAAAGCAGAGCAATGTAAGAAAAATCGGGATGGAAATGGAGACCCAAAGATTCGCCATCGCCAAGGATCCATATCTACAGACGAAGTGAGGCTAAAATTG GAAAAGAAGCTGGGATATCAACCATCTCCATCTGAGGTCTACTATGAAACTCATGCGGATAGTGGTGGCTGCTTTGTTAATGCTAAGGCAGAAGCTGTGTGG ATTTCATAG